A DNA window from Haladaptatus cibarius D43 contains the following coding sequences:
- a CDS encoding oxidoreductase, with the protein MPELEDPLEIAGVELPNRLYRAPLLECAGNGPDAVDTLIRELEPAAESGVGLICQGATIVRGEGGCAAPGMTRVHDPKFVAKLERLTDAIHDHDSRIFLQLEHGGLRSMETWHAGFRAENPDLQQLAVSCPPAILRALDRVGFLSYDAHVLSTEEVYNLAKDFGESAKYAIDAGYDGIHIAGANMGIVQQFLSPFYNRRTDEFGGSLAERTRFLELVHDEIRERVGPAVPIMTKVPAETTVPPFVRTHLSLADGVRICDRLADVGFDALVPVQASVFWDASIVRGAFPARAWRDERFREGYADAFGSKWRASMVALLNWLQSKKYDFDPAWNRPFTRRVTERVSAPVLAEGGIRTRDGIDRLLAGGDCDAVGMGRPFYAEPRLPARILGEGVRGSEQTAVVCENCNNCTVPQATGAHGVCRTTSVLEKRGELRKAGVYDVDESGNRPNRPNR; encoded by the coding sequence GTGCCCGAACTCGAAGACCCTCTCGAAATCGCGGGCGTCGAACTGCCGAACCGCCTCTATCGCGCCCCGCTCCTCGAATGCGCCGGAAACGGCCCGGACGCAGTGGACACCCTGATTCGGGAACTCGAACCCGCGGCGGAGTCGGGTGTCGGCCTCATCTGTCAGGGTGCAACCATCGTTCGCGGGGAGGGCGGCTGTGCCGCACCGGGAATGACGCGGGTTCACGACCCGAAATTCGTTGCGAAACTGGAGCGGCTGACCGACGCTATTCACGACCACGACAGCCGGATTTTTCTCCAGTTGGAACACGGCGGCCTGCGAAGCATGGAGACGTGGCACGCGGGCTTTCGCGCCGAAAATCCCGACCTCCAGCAACTCGCGGTTTCGTGCCCCCCCGCCATCCTGCGGGCGCTTGACCGCGTCGGATTTCTTTCCTACGACGCGCACGTCCTTAGCACCGAAGAGGTGTACAACCTCGCAAAAGATTTCGGTGAAAGCGCGAAGTACGCCATCGACGCGGGCTACGACGGAATCCACATCGCTGGAGCCAACATGGGCATCGTCCAGCAGTTTCTCTCGCCGTTTTACAACCGCAGAACCGACGAATTCGGCGGGTCGCTGGCCGAACGAACGCGATTTCTCGAACTCGTCCACGACGAGATTCGAGAGCGAGTCGGCCCGGCGGTTCCGATTATGACGAAGGTGCCCGCCGAGACGACCGTGCCGCCATTCGTCCGAACGCATCTCTCGCTCGCGGATGGGGTTCGAATCTGCGACCGACTCGCCGATGTCGGATTCGACGCGCTCGTTCCCGTGCAGGCCTCCGTGTTCTGGGACGCGAGCATCGTCCGCGGCGCGTTTCCGGCCCGCGCGTGGCGCGACGAGCGATTCCGCGAGGGCTACGCCGACGCGTTCGGAAGCAAGTGGCGGGCGAGCATGGTTGCCCTGCTGAACTGGCTTCAGTCGAAAAAGTACGATTTCGACCCGGCGTGGAACCGCCCGTTCACCCGTCGGGTGACGGAGCGCGTTTCGGCTCCGGTTCTCGCGGAGGGTGGTATTCGAACCCGGGACGGAATCGATAGGTTGCTCGCAGGAGGTGACTGCGATGCTGTCGGAATGGGCCGTCCGTTTTACGCCGAACCGCGGCTTCCGGCCCGAATTCTCGGGGAGGGGGTTCGGGGAAGTGAGCAGACCGCCGTCGTCTGTGAAAACTGCAACAACTGCACCGTCCCGCAGGCGACTGGTGCCCACGGGGTCTGTCGAACGACGAGCGTTCTCGAAAAACGCGGCGAACTGCGGAAGGCGGGGGTCTACGACGTGGACGAGTCGGGCAATCGCCCGAATCGTCCGAATCGGTAA
- a CDS encoding threonine synthase, which yields MTLVCYHCGRETETGARCACGEPLWLKTDASDFSWTESDESSNPPESGLWRYGELLPTEPLPGVGLAAGGTPLIRTERLDDYAGCQLWVKDESANPTGTFKDRGSAVGVARALETTEAGDGWVGTVSHGNMAMSMSAMSASAGVNCLVLVPDDIPPERLGHIAQYDPTLVQVEGEYGKLYYDSLELPGIRFVNSDTPYRVAGQKTTALEICEAFATGHGRFVADSSKSPDSPNAPDAIVAPVSSGGHASAIWKALRELREAKLLDSIPRLYFVQAAACDPIAQAFRADAEEVDSIEGGETVAYSIANSDPPSGNRVLAAVRELGGAVLSVSDNEILDAKQQFARRAGICVEPASATTLAGIRQLSKSGEISTGDYVVAIATGTGFREQSAPPTAPQSVPLADLEKRVRSLVSDA from the coding sequence ATGACCCTCGTCTGTTATCACTGCGGCAGGGAGACGGAAACCGGCGCGCGCTGTGCGTGCGGCGAACCGCTCTGGCTGAAAACCGACGCGAGCGATTTTTCGTGGACGGAATCGGACGAATCATCAAACCCACCCGAATCCGGACTCTGGCGCTACGGCGAGTTGCTTCCGACGGAACCGCTACCGGGCGTCGGTCTGGCGGCGGGCGGAACGCCGCTGATTCGAACCGAACGATTGGACGACTACGCCGGATGTCAGTTGTGGGTCAAAGACGAGAGCGCCAATCCGACAGGGACGTTCAAAGACCGCGGTAGTGCGGTCGGCGTCGCCCGCGCGCTGGAGACAACGGAAGCCGGAGATGGCTGGGTCGGCACCGTCTCGCACGGAAACATGGCGATGAGCATGTCCGCGATGTCGGCCAGTGCAGGCGTGAACTGCCTCGTCCTCGTCCCCGACGACATTCCGCCGGAGCGCCTCGGACACATCGCCCAGTACGACCCGACACTCGTGCAGGTCGAAGGGGAGTACGGAAAACTATACTACGACAGTTTGGAACTGCCGGGCATTCGGTTCGTCAACTCCGATACGCCGTATCGCGTGGCGGGGCAAAAGACCACGGCGCTGGAAATCTGCGAGGCGTTTGCGACCGGTCACGGCCGATTCGTGGCGGATTCGTCGAAGTCACCCGATTCCCCCAACGCTCCAGACGCAATCGTCGCGCCGGTCAGCAGCGGCGGCCACGCGAGCGCCATCTGGAAAGCCCTTCGGGAACTCCGCGAGGCGAAGTTGCTCGACTCGATTCCGCGACTGTATTTCGTGCAGGCCGCCGCTTGTGACCCGATTGCACAGGCATTTCGCGCCGATGCCGAGGAAGTCGATTCTATCGAGGGCGGTGAAACCGTCGCGTACTCGATTGCCAATTCCGACCCGCCGAGTGGTAACCGCGTCCTCGCCGCAGTTCGTGAACTGGGCGGTGCGGTGCTGTCCGTCTCGGACAACGAGATTCTCGACGCGAAACAGCAGTTCGCCCGCCGTGCGGGGATCTGCGTCGAACCCGCCTCTGCGACCACATTGGCGGGAATCCGCCAGCTTTCGAAATCGGGCGAGATTTCGACGGGCGATTACGTCGTTGCGATTGCGACCGGAACCGGGTTCCGTGAGCAGTCAGCGCCGCCGACTGCGCCACAATCGGTTCCCCTTGCCGACCTCGAAAAACGAGTTCGGTCACTCGTTTCGGACGCGTAA
- a CDS encoding DEAD/DEAH box helicase: protein MTDEDYGISDVYDAVEDIGRPVLTADEVARVLDCSHEEANRVLERLADEREVSRLDVERDPVVWFPTEWERLADRERIVVFPNRREIVADQPRQFTRAQLSQFAHLTETTREGGYSYRIRQEDIWSAPYDSLDNLLRTVRQVLPEQSPDIEQFVEQQWKRAKQFRLYTHEDDYVVLEAASDDLMGNVARQKLDDSHLRAPVSDNESWVAEEKVAEVKRILYEAGYPVQDERDLETGDELAIDCSLSLRDYQREWVAEFIDLKSGVLVGPPGSGKTVAAMGVLEAVSGETLILVPSRELAGQWRDELLAHTTLSPEQVGEYHGGEKNVRPVTIATYQTAGMDRHRQLFDQRRWGLIVYDECQHIPSKVFRRSANLQSKHRLGLSATPVREDDKEKDIFTLIGPPIGTDWDALFEAGFVAEPEVEIRYVGWDDETYHGEYANASQRGKRQIAASNPAKMDEIRFLLEEHPTSKALVFVEYLEQGEEISEAMDVPFISGQMPHPERERHLQAFRDGRLDTLVISRVGDEGIDLPDAELAIVASGLGGSRRQGAQRAGRTMRPAGRARMYVLATRGTREEEFARQQLRHLASKGIRIQESVAEETILEEKAVAEE from the coding sequence GTGACCGACGAGGATTACGGGATTTCGGACGTGTACGACGCCGTTGAGGACATCGGTCGTCCGGTGCTCACCGCCGACGAAGTCGCTCGGGTACTCGACTGCTCGCACGAGGAGGCAAACCGCGTGCTGGAACGATTGGCTGACGAGCGCGAGGTGTCCCGCCTCGACGTGGAACGCGACCCTGTCGTCTGGTTCCCGACCGAATGGGAGCGACTGGCCGACCGGGAGCGAATCGTCGTGTTTCCGAATCGCCGGGAGATCGTCGCCGACCAACCGCGGCAGTTCACCCGGGCGCAACTCTCGCAGTTCGCGCATTTGACGGAGACGACCCGGGAGGGCGGTTACAGCTATCGAATTCGACAAGAAGACATCTGGTCTGCCCCCTACGACTCGCTCGACAACCTACTGCGAACCGTCCGGCAGGTGCTTCCCGAGCAGTCGCCCGACATCGAGCAGTTCGTCGAACAGCAGTGGAAACGCGCGAAACAGTTCCGACTCTACACGCACGAAGACGACTACGTGGTTCTCGAAGCCGCGAGCGACGACCTGATGGGCAACGTCGCACGGCAGAAATTGGACGACAGCCACCTGCGCGCGCCGGTTTCCGACAACGAGAGTTGGGTCGCCGAGGAGAAAGTCGCCGAAGTCAAACGAATCCTGTACGAGGCGGGCTACCCGGTGCAGGACGAACGCGATTTGGAAACCGGCGACGAACTGGCCATCGACTGTTCGCTCTCCCTGCGTGACTATCAGCGCGAATGGGTGGCGGAGTTCATCGACCTGAAATCCGGCGTCCTCGTCGGCCCGCCGGGAAGCGGGAAGACGGTTGCCGCGATGGGCGTTCTGGAAGCCGTTTCGGGGGAAACACTGATTCTGGTTCCGAGCAGGGAACTCGCCGGACAGTGGCGCGACGAACTGCTGGCCCACACGACTCTCTCACCGGAACAAGTCGGCGAGTACCACGGCGGCGAGAAGAACGTTCGCCCCGTGACGATTGCGACCTACCAAACTGCCGGAATGGACAGGCATCGGCAACTGTTCGACCAGCGACGTTGGGGGCTCATCGTCTATGATGAGTGTCAGCATATTCCAAGTAAGGTTTTCCGCCGGAGCGCGAACCTCCAGAGCAAACATCGATTGGGACTGTCAGCCACACCCGTCCGGGAAGATGACAAAGAAAAAGATATTTTCACGCTCATCGGGCCGCCAATCGGCACCGACTGGGACGCGTTGTTCGAGGCGGGATTCGTCGCCGAACCGGAGGTGGAAATCCGGTACGTCGGTTGGGACGACGAAACGTATCACGGCGAGTACGCCAACGCGAGCCAGCGCGGCAAACGCCAGATTGCCGCGTCGAATCCCGCGAAGATGGACGAAATCCGGTTCCTGCTGGAAGAACACCCTACTTCGAAAGCATTGGTGTTCGTGGAGTATCTGGAACAGGGTGAGGAGATTTCAGAGGCTATGGACGTTCCGTTCATCAGTGGCCAGATGCCGCATCCCGAACGCGAGCGCCATCTGCAAGCGTTCCGTGACGGGCGTCTCGACACTCTCGTCATCTCGCGCGTCGGCGACGAAGGAATCGACCTGCCGGATGCCGAACTCGCAATCGTCGCGTCGGGACTCGGCGGGTCGCGGCGGCAGGGTGCCCAACGCGCCGGGCGAACAATGCGCCCCGCCGGACGCGCCCGGATGTACGTGCTGGCGACTCGCGGAACGCGCGAAGAGGAGTTCGCGCGCCAGCAGTTGCGCCATCTCGCGTCGAAGGGAATCCGGATTCAGGAGTCGGTTGCAGAGGAGACGATTTTGGAGGAAAAAGCAGTCGCGGAAGAGTAA
- a CDS encoding CDGSH iron-sulfur domain-containing protein has protein sequence MAREVRHTERSPRIIDEDDIDEEKGDIAICLCGLSAEYPFCDGSHRATYDEESDTVYRYGNGERREIEELVFADE, from the coding sequence ATGGCCCGCGAAGTCAGACACACAGAACGGAGTCCACGGATAATCGACGAGGACGACATCGACGAAGAGAAGGGCGACATCGCAATCTGTCTCTGCGGACTGTCCGCCGAATATCCGTTCTGCGACGGGTCACACCGAGCGACCTACGACGAAGAATCGGATACGGTGTACCGATACGGGAACGGCGAGCGCCGGGAAATAGAAGAGCTGGTTTTCGCCGACGAGTAG
- a CDS encoding TIGR00341 family protein yields MRLIQVLVPDDCRDAVLSVLDDERIDYVLTREESNGDNSAIVQFPLPAQAVDRVLSDLREAGLSDDYTVIGSVETARTPNIQELEDKFVKGGDEDDSIATEEIRTKALGMNPSPVTYYAMTVLSAIVATAGLLLDSPAIVVGSMVIAPQVGSAMTASVGLVLNDRHMIIDGLRSQILGLVVAIVSATIFGWALKTAQFIPPSLNVVTVNQISQRISPGFLSVAVGLCAGAAGALGLATALPVSLVGVMIAAALIPAAAAVGIGLAWGPPVIALGAFVLLVVNAVSINAAGGGVLWILGYRPVEGTTLRKAAPTLVAVAVLLTAFSGSGLVMSKQMQTENAVNEEVQSVLEQERYQQLELVKIQVEFDDMGTLDDSQQITVVVRRPTNEPYPQLSERLANAVSGRLDGKTIVEVEFTESQRSVART; encoded by the coding sequence ATGCGTCTCATCCAGGTCCTCGTTCCGGACGACTGCCGGGACGCCGTTCTCTCCGTCTTAGACGACGAGCGTATTGATTACGTCCTCACGCGCGAGGAGAGCAACGGCGACAACTCGGCAATCGTTCAGTTTCCACTCCCGGCACAGGCCGTGGATAGGGTGCTCTCTGACCTTCGGGAGGCCGGTCTATCCGACGATTACACCGTCATCGGGAGCGTGGAAACGGCACGGACGCCGAACATTCAGGAACTGGAGGACAAGTTCGTCAAGGGTGGCGACGAGGACGACAGCATCGCCACCGAGGAAATCCGCACGAAAGCGCTCGGGATGAATCCGAGTCCGGTGACCTACTACGCGATGACCGTGCTGTCGGCAATCGTCGCAACCGCCGGACTCCTGCTCGATTCGCCGGCAATCGTCGTCGGGTCGATGGTTATCGCCCCGCAAGTCGGGTCGGCGATGACGGCGAGCGTCGGCCTCGTACTGAACGACCGACACATGATTATCGACGGGTTACGTTCCCAAATTCTCGGGTTAGTCGTCGCCATCGTCAGTGCGACGATTTTTGGCTGGGCACTGAAGACGGCACAGTTCATCCCCCCGTCGCTCAACGTGGTGACGGTGAATCAGATAAGCCAACGCATTTCACCCGGCTTTCTCTCGGTGGCGGTCGGTCTGTGTGCAGGAGCGGCAGGGGCGTTAGGGCTTGCAACCGCCCTCCCGGTTTCGCTCGTCGGCGTCATGATTGCCGCGGCGCTCATCCCCGCGGCGGCGGCGGTCGGAATCGGACTCGCGTGGGGGCCGCCGGTCATCGCACTCGGCGCGTTCGTCCTGTTGGTCGTGAACGCCGTCTCCATCAACGCTGCAGGCGGTGGCGTATTGTGGATACTCGGCTATCGACCGGTCGAAGGAACGACGCTCCGAAAGGCGGCTCCGACCCTCGTCGCTGTTGCCGTCCTGCTCACCGCGTTTTCCGGGTCGGGGCTGGTGATGAGCAAGCAGATGCAGACGGAAAACGCCGTCAACGAAGAGGTTCAGTCGGTACTCGAACAAGAGCGGTACCAACAGCTCGAACTCGTGAAGATACAGGTCGAGTTCGACGACATGGGAACCCTCGACGACAGTCAACAGATTACCGTCGTCGTGCGTCGTCCGACGAACGAACCGTATCCGCAGTTGTCGGAGCGACTTGCAAACGCAGTCTCCGGACGACTCGACGGAAAAACGATAGTCGAAGTGGAGTTCACCGAGAGCCAGCGGTCAGTGGCGAGAACGTAA
- a CDS encoding PAS domain S-box protein has translation MRGKREIIENLETADCILCEHALPDHDALSSLETIRERDSNLPVLVLTADETVISDVLSAGATDCVRPDSPELLTHRIERAIDQYRTQNRQSRTEALLSRIPDAIITIGEDGSIKCTNDGVERIFGYESDDLVGSPLTELIPERLQPTHRESLARYVETGEQRTDWGYVETTAQHRNGAEIPIALSFREGRYDGERTITGVIRDISKRKRVEAELEQSRERYRKVIETSPEAILVADTETGSIIEANPAAETLLGRPQNELIGMHQSEIHPVERRAFYRHIFDQHAERGGVTKDATGINIARPSGTEIPVEVSSNVTELGDQQVLHAIFKDVSERNARERSLDRLRSATRDLMRAETKDEICEIAVSAASEILDLSLCGIYLVDTEECILRPAAVTGKAEEILSEIPKSEDETALAWSVFESGEAIVFEDVEDEQRAYNPETPVETELILPLADHGVFVVGSVLETELDERVHDFAEILAANVQSTLDRAEREETLSKHREELEELNRINAVIRDVDRTLVQATSREEIESTVAERLVTVEPYQFTWVGEYDANAKSVKPVAHAGDEDGKAYLESAIRPDDEFRGPATEALETESAVVVSDIATDPAFEPWREESLDRGFRSLAAIPIRYDETCYGVLVVHANQTGAFDEREQSVLAELGETIGLAIAGIESRKALVSDCVVEVEIESTDANNVFVQLPQELGCELDLLGNTLASDGALLCFVTVSDAESSDVIDWVSEFDRITDSRILHEAETECVLELRYEKAPFVTALADRGATIASAEADENGARALIELPTTANVRGMVEAIQGMYPDVHVVAQRERDTPEPTVTEFRTTLGESLTDRQWTALETAYLAGFFEWPRNSTGEDVAASLGVSPPTFHQHLRRAQLKLLGTFFDR, from the coding sequence GTGAGAGGGAAACGTGAAATTATCGAGAATCTCGAAACGGCCGACTGTATCCTCTGTGAACACGCACTGCCCGACCACGATGCGCTGTCGTCTCTCGAAACGATTCGTGAGCGCGATTCGAACCTCCCAGTTCTCGTTCTAACTGCCGACGAAACCGTCATCTCTGACGTTCTTTCGGCGGGTGCGACCGACTGCGTTCGACCCGACAGCCCGGAACTGCTAACACATCGAATCGAGCGCGCAATCGACCAGTATCGGACACAAAACAGGCAGTCACGCACAGAGGCGCTGCTTTCCAGAATACCGGACGCTATTATCACGATAGGCGAAGACGGGAGTATCAAATGTACCAACGACGGCGTCGAACGGATTTTCGGCTACGAGTCGGACGACCTCGTCGGGTCGCCGTTGACGGAGCTAATACCGGAACGACTGCAACCGACTCATCGGGAATCGCTCGCTCGATACGTTGAGACCGGCGAACAGCGAACCGATTGGGGATACGTCGAGACGACCGCCCAGCACAGAAACGGAGCCGAAATCCCGATTGCACTGTCGTTCCGCGAGGGACGGTACGACGGCGAGCGAACGATTACCGGCGTTATCCGCGACATCTCGAAGCGCAAACGGGTCGAAGCGGAACTCGAACAGTCACGCGAACGGTATCGAAAAGTGATAGAGACGAGTCCGGAGGCGATTCTCGTCGCCGATACGGAAACGGGTTCCATCATCGAAGCGAATCCGGCCGCCGAAACTCTGCTCGGACGGCCACAAAACGAACTAATCGGAATGCACCAGTCGGAAATTCATCCCGTCGAGCGTCGCGCGTTCTATCGACATATCTTCGACCAGCACGCAGAACGCGGCGGCGTCACGAAGGATGCGACTGGCATCAACATCGCCCGCCCCTCCGGAACTGAAATTCCGGTGGAAGTCAGTTCGAACGTGACGGAACTCGGCGACCAGCAGGTTCTCCACGCGATTTTCAAGGACGTGTCGGAGCGAAACGCACGCGAGCGAAGCCTCGATAGGCTTCGCTCCGCGACACGCGACCTGATGCGGGCGGAAACGAAAGACGAAATCTGCGAGATAGCGGTGTCGGCGGCGAGCGAGATACTCGATCTGTCGCTCTGTGGTATCTATCTCGTGGACACCGAAGAGTGCATCCTTCGACCCGCCGCAGTGACGGGAAAAGCAGAGGAGATACTAAGCGAGATACCCAAATCCGAGGATGAAACAGCGCTTGCGTGGTCGGTGTTCGAATCCGGCGAAGCCATCGTTTTCGAGGATGTAGAAGACGAACAGCGGGCGTACAATCCGGAAACGCCGGTCGAAACGGAACTCATCCTGCCGCTGGCCGACCACGGCGTGTTCGTGGTCGGTTCGGTGCTCGAAACCGAACTCGACGAACGCGTCCACGATTTCGCGGAGATTCTGGCGGCCAACGTGCAATCGACACTCGACCGAGCCGAGCGCGAAGAGACGCTTTCGAAGCACCGCGAAGAGTTAGAGGAACTCAACCGCATCAACGCAGTCATCCGCGACGTTGACCGAACGCTGGTGCAGGCGACGAGTCGAGAGGAGATAGAATCGACGGTCGCAGAGCGGTTAGTGACGGTGGAGCCGTATCAGTTCACGTGGGTCGGCGAGTACGACGCCAACGCGAAAAGCGTCAAACCGGTTGCACACGCCGGGGACGAGGACGGCAAAGCGTATCTCGAATCGGCCATCAGGCCGGACGACGAGTTCCGAGGGCCAGCGACGGAAGCGTTGGAAACGGAGAGCGCCGTCGTCGTCTCGGACATCGCCACCGACCCGGCGTTCGAACCATGGCGCGAGGAGTCGCTCGACAGGGGATTTCGCTCGCTCGCTGCCATCCCGATTCGATACGACGAAACGTGTTACGGCGTTCTCGTCGTTCATGCGAATCAAACCGGTGCGTTCGACGAGCGCGAGCAGTCGGTACTCGCCGAACTCGGCGAAACGATCGGCCTTGCGATTGCTGGAATCGAGAGTCGGAAGGCGCTCGTTTCCGACTGCGTGGTCGAGGTGGAAATCGAATCGACGGATGCGAACAACGTCTTCGTCCAGCTACCGCAGGAGTTGGGATGTGAACTCGACTTGCTCGGAAACACGCTCGCGTCGGACGGGGCGCTCCTCTGCTTCGTAACCGTGTCGGACGCAGAATCTTCGGACGTTATCGACTGGGTATCCGAATTCGACAGGATAACTGATAGTCGTATCCTCCACGAAGCCGAGACAGAGTGCGTCCTCGAATTACGGTACGAAAAAGCGCCGTTCGTCACGGCACTCGCGGACAGGGGTGCAACGATTGCGAGCGCGGAAGCTGACGAGAATGGCGCACGAGCGCTTATCGAACTCCCGACGACCGCGAACGTTCGGGGGATGGTCGAGGCGATTCAAGGCATGTATCCCGACGTACACGTCGTCGCACAGCGCGAACGGGACACGCCCGAACCGACCGTGACGGAGTTTCGGACAACGTTGGGAGAATCGCTGACCGACCGCCAGTGGACGGCGTTGGAGACGGCCTATCTCGCCGGGTTTTTCGAATGGCCGCGAAACAGCACGGGCGAAGACGTAGCGGCGTCACTCGGCGTGTCACCGCCGACGTTTCACCAACATCTGCGACGTGCGCAGTTGAAACTGCTTGGAACATTCTTCGACCGGTGA
- a CDS encoding ABC transporter substrate-binding protein, protein MVADESKTVTRRRFITGSSVAGAALLAGCTGGGDDSDETQTSTDGTGEDDDGTGSGGTTSQSGPYSVSMEPVGEVEFESVPETWVANNGSWADMGIALGLEPPKAVWLTSRYHTQYYDEIPGVSVDKSDMVNLSSDGVNKELFYELDGDVHIIDPNFLLNRFNWEQGDIDDVRNDVAPFFGNSIFSRSYDFHNDYKYYTLYEAFEKLAQVFQRTDRYEQFASLHEEFQSKVDSVVPKNKADRPEVATMWASGNEPTAFLPYLISEGTSFKQWRSLKVKDALSNTSVRDFHKNRGEVDYETLLEIDPDVLLFRGHEAKTKEEFQNTVVSFMKDHNVASKLTAVKNGDVYRGGPLYQGPITNLVVTERAAKQVYDISEQLFDREKVVNIVNG, encoded by the coding sequence ATGGTAGCAGACGAGTCGAAAACCGTCACTCGACGTCGATTCATCACGGGAAGCAGTGTCGCTGGCGCGGCACTGCTTGCCGGATGTACCGGCGGCGGCGACGATAGCGACGAGACACAGACGAGTACCGACGGAACCGGTGAAGATGACGACGGGACGGGCAGTGGCGGCACGACTTCCCAGTCAGGGCCGTACTCGGTGTCGATGGAACCGGTCGGCGAAGTGGAGTTCGAATCGGTGCCGGAAACGTGGGTCGCCAACAACGGCAGTTGGGCCGACATGGGCATCGCGCTCGGACTTGAACCGCCGAAAGCAGTATGGCTGACCAGCCGATACCACACCCAGTATTACGACGAAATTCCGGGTGTGTCCGTCGACAAAAGCGACATGGTCAACCTTTCTTCGGACGGCGTAAACAAAGAGTTGTTCTACGAACTGGACGGCGACGTTCACATCATTGACCCGAACTTCCTGTTGAACCGATTCAACTGGGAGCAGGGTGACATCGACGATGTTCGCAATGATGTCGCACCCTTCTTCGGGAACAGCATCTTCTCGCGTAGCTACGACTTCCACAACGATTACAAGTACTACACGCTGTACGAAGCGTTCGAGAAGTTGGCACAGGTGTTCCAGCGAACTGACCGATACGAACAGTTTGCGTCGCTCCACGAAGAGTTCCAATCGAAAGTCGATTCGGTCGTTCCGAAGAACAAAGCCGACCGCCCCGAAGTCGCAACCATGTGGGCGTCGGGCAACGAACCGACGGCGTTCCTCCCCTACCTCATCAGCGAGGGGACGAGTTTCAAGCAGTGGCGGAGCCTGAAAGTCAAAGACGCACTTTCAAACACGTCGGTTCGTGACTTCCACAAAAACCGCGGCGAGGTCGATTACGAAACTTTGCTCGAAATCGACCCCGACGTACTCCTCTTCCGTGGTCACGAAGCGAAGACAAAAGAGGAGTTCCAGAACACCGTCGTCTCGTTCATGAAAGACCACAACGTGGCGAGCAAACTCACGGCGGTCAAAAACGGCGACGTGTACCGTGGCGGCCCGCTCTATCAGGGGCCAATCACGAACCTCGTCGTCACCGAGCGCGCGGCGAAGCAGGTGTACGACATTTCCGAACAGCTGTTCGACCGCGAGAAGGTCGTCAACATCGTCAACGGTTAA
- a CDS encoding SHOCT domain-containing protein, producing MGDTPRERLYENATGITSMVVTGIWLVALLSGQGWWLYALLLGYMVVVPIVSMLFDQEDQVDDWWNESWNEPDWWNGFGGLGEAKSNEAERPDEPTESNKDALETLRNRYASGELTDDQFERKLERLMETETIEDVEDRFRADERERLRERE from the coding sequence ATGGGCGACACACCCCGTGAACGACTCTACGAAAACGCGACGGGAATCACGTCGATGGTAGTCACGGGAATCTGGCTCGTGGCCCTCCTTAGCGGGCAAGGCTGGTGGCTCTATGCCCTGCTCCTCGGCTACATGGTCGTCGTTCCAATCGTCTCCATGCTGTTCGACCAAGAAGACCAAGTCGATGATTGGTGGAACGAGTCGTGGAACGAACCCGACTGGTGGAACGGATTCGGCGGCCTCGGAGAGGCAAAATCGAACGAAGCTGAAAGGCCGGACGAGCCGACCGAATCGAACAAGGACGCCCTCGAAACCCTCAGGAACCGATACGCGAGCGGCGAACTCACGGACGACCAGTTCGAGCGGAAACTGGAACGGCTCATGGAAACCGAGACGATAGAGGACGTAGAAGATCGGTTTCGTGCGGACGAGCGCGAGCGACTTCGAGAACGAGAGTAG